From Amphritea atlantica, a single genomic window includes:
- a CDS encoding fasciclin domain-containing protein, with the protein MKSIKSIVCAVFLIPVIAYAGGMKEKPTIVGIAAGDDSFSTLVTALKAADLVSVLDGDGPFTVFAPTNETFSKIPADTLANLLKPENKAQLQAVLTYHVVSGKVDAATAMTLSEAATVQGEKINISMNGKKVMINDASVILADIDARNGVIHVIDTVILPPSVL; encoded by the coding sequence ATGAAAAGTATAAAAAGTATTGTTTGCGCAGTGTTCCTGATCCCAGTAATCGCTTACGCCGGTGGCATGAAAGAGAAACCAACCATTGTCGGTATCGCCGCAGGTGATGATTCATTTTCAACGCTGGTAACAGCACTTAAAGCGGCTGATCTGGTCTCTGTTCTGGATGGAGATGGTCCATTCACCGTCTTTGCCCCCACCAACGAAACCTTCAGTAAAATCCCTGCTGACACATTGGCAAACCTGCTGAAACCTGAAAACAAAGCCCAACTGCAAGCAGTGCTTACCTATCATGTTGTTTCCGGCAAGGTCGATGCTGCCACTGCAATGACACTGTCTGAAGCAGCCACTGTTCAGGGCGAAAAGATCAACATCAGCATGAATGGAAAGAAGGTCATGATTAATGATGCAAGCGTTATTTTGGCAGACATCGATGCCCGAAACGGCGTCATTCATGTGATAGACACCGTAATCCTGCCACCCTCAGTTCTATAA